The Streptococcus respiraculi sequence CCATTATTTTCATAGCTATGATTTTTGTAGATTGGCGTCTTGCATTTGGAATGATTGTAGGTGTTCCGCTCATGTATTTGGTAAAAGTTCTTTCTCAAAAAACGATGAATAAAAACTTTGCTATTTATTTTAACCATGAAAGCAGGATGAGAGAAGAACTGATGGAATATGTAAAAAATATTTCTGTTGTTAAGGCTTTTGCGAAAGAAGAGGAGATTAGCGAAAGAACATTAAAGACAGCAAGAGAATATATTTATTGGGTGAAAAAGAGCATGGGAGCAATCACTATTCCAATGGGACTGATTGATATATTCATGGAAATAGGTGTAGTCATTGTTATGATTTTAGGAAGTGTATTTCTCTATCAAGGAAATATTACAACAGCTAAATTTATCCTTGCTATCATTTTATCCTCTGCTTTTACTGCTTCTATAAGTAAGACAGCAACCTTGCAACATTTTTCTATTGTATTTAAGGAAGCCTTAAAGGGAATAGGAAAAGTTCTAACCGTTCCGCTTTCGACTGAGAAAACAGAACAAGGGTTAGAATTTGGAGATATAGAGTTTAAAAATGTAAATTTTGCGTACGGAAAAGACAGTTTTGAGTTAAAGGATATAAATCTTATTTTTAAGCAAAATAGCTTGAATGCCTTTGTAGGAGCAAGCGGTTGCGGAAAGAGTACGGTATCTAATCTGCTTATGGGATTTTGGGATACAGACAGTGGGCAAATAAAGATAAAAGGAAAGGATATAAAGGATTATAGTCAGGAAAATATTTCAAAGCTTATCGGCAGCGTTCAGCAAGAAGTTATCCTTTTTGATTTAAGTATTTTTGAAAATATAGCCATCGGTAAAGTCGGTGCAACCAAAGAAGAAGTGATAGAAGCAGCAAAGAAAGCGAGATGCCATGATTTTATTTCAGCTTTGCCGAAAGGATACGATACAAGAGTCGGTGAAATGGGTGTCAAACTGTCAGGTGGCGAGAAACAGCGAATTTCCATTGCGAGAATGATATTAAAAAATGCACCGATTTTGATATTGGATGAAGCGATGGCGGCGGTTGACAGTGAGAATGAAAAGCTCATCAGTGAAGCGATAGATGATTTAAGTAGGGACAAGACAGTTATT is a genomic window containing:
- a CDS encoding ABC transporter ATP-binding protein; this translates as MTEKDLRGKAIGNNLKSNILLTLKILFDLIPQVLLVYLISSLITQDTETGKLKYIFLSMLASFVLKGVFYYFSTKIAHEKAYEKLTELRLSIVEHLKKLSLGFFKEHNTGELTNIMQHDVEQVEVYLAHGLPEIMAVTLLPTIIFIAMIFVDWRLAFGMIVGVPLMYLVKVLSQKTMNKNFAIYFNHESRMREELMEYVKNISVVKAFAKEEEISERTLKTAREYIYWVKKSMGAITIPMGLIDIFMEIGVVIVMILGSVFLYQGNITTAKFILAIILSSAFTASISKTATLQHFSIVFKEALKGIGKVLTVPLSTEKTEQGLEFGDIEFKNVNFAYGKDSFELKDINLIFKQNSLNAFVGASGCGKSTVSNLLMGFWDTDSGQIKIKGKDIKDYSQENISKLIGSVQQEVILFDLSIFENIAIGKVGATKEEVIEAAKKARCHDFISALPKGYDTRVGEMGVKLSGGEKQRISIARMILKNAPILILDEAMAAVDSENEKLISEAIDDLSRDKTVITIAHHLNTIRNSDQIIVMDKGLVLDTGSHEELMNRCDFYRDMVEAQNKVDRWNLKEVVTENV